In Nostoc sphaeroides, the genomic window CAACGCTATTGAGTTGATGCCACTTAAAGAATATCCTGGTGATTATAGTTGGGGTTACAACCCGCGCCACTTCTTTGCAACAGAATCTAGTTATGGTTCTACTGCTGAGTTAAAAAATTTGATTGATGAGTGTCATGGTAGAGGTATTCGTGTAATTCTAGACGGAATTTATAACCACTCAGAAGCATCTGCTCCGTTAACACAAATTGACCACGATTATTGGTATCATCACGAACCTCGTGACCCTGATAATAACTGGGGGCCTGAGTTTAATTATGAACATTATGACGAAAAATTAGATATTCATCCAGCGTGGAAATTTACTGGTGAGGCAATCCGTTTTTGGATATCAGAATATCATCTTGATGGGATTCGCTATGATGCGGCGCGGCAAATTGCTAACTACGATTTCATGCATTGGATTGTTCAGGAAGCCAAAAAAACTGCTAGCATGAAGCCTTTTTACAACGTTGCCGAACACATTCCTGAAACTACCAGCATTACCAATGTAGATGGGCCAATGGACGGTTGCTGGCATGACAGTTTCTATCACTGCATTCTAGAACATATCTGCGGTGATACATTTGATTTAGAGCGTCTAAAAGATGTCATTGACTGCAAGCGCCAAGGCTTCTTAGGTGCTACCAATGTAGTAAATTACCTCACCAACCACGACCATAACCATATCATGGTAGAACTGGGGAACCGTGAGATTTTTAACGAAGAAGCCTTTAGGCGGGCTAAATTAGGAGTAGCCATCCTAATGACTGCTGTTGGCGTACCTTTGATTTGGATGGGAGAGGAATTTGGTGAGTACAAACCTAAACAACCTGAATCATCGAAAATCGATTGGACGCTGTTAGGTAATGATTTAAATCGTAGTTTATTTGAATCATACAAAGGCTTAACCAACCTGCGTAAAAGCAATCATGCCCTTTACACAGAAAATATTGATTTTATCCACGAAAATCCCGAAGCAAAAGTATTAGCTTATACTCGTTGGAATGATGAAGGTTCTCGTGTAGTCGTAATTGCAAATTTCTCAGAAAACTTCCTAGCTGGCTATCATGTTCCTAACTTTCCTAGCCCCGGTACATGGCACGAATGGACAGGTAATTATGATGTCGAAGCTGGTGACGATGGCATCATAACTGACTTGGGGCCATACGAAGCCAAAGTGTTTGTATGGCAGTAATTATATACACTACTACTGAGTAAGTAGTCCAATATAGCAGTTCTTAGTTGAGTGCAATACAGACCAACCCCCAGCCCCTTAAGAGCGAGCGTTGGGGAGCAAAATTCAATGCCTCTCTCCTTAAAGGAAGTGAGGAATGGAAGTGAGGTCAAAACTGTACTGCACCCAAGCGAGAACCGCTATAGTAAAGAAAAGTTTGTAGGGGCACAGCATTGCTCATTGGTGTCAACTTAAGGTGAAAACCAGCTTATAAGCAGCTTTTAGCAGATTATCTCGTTCCCTCGTTCCCAGTCTCCGACTGGGAATGCCTATTAAGAGGCTCCGCCTCCCTTACTGGCGGCAGAGCCACCAGGAGATGCATTTCCAGCCGGAGGCTGGAAACGAGATTTTAAAGGAGTTTTTGCTTAAGTTGACACCAATGAGCATTGCTGTGCCCCTACAGCATGGTCTATTTGCGTAGTTTACCGCCGTAGGCATCGCAGGATAATTAAGAAAAGCCTGAGACAAGCATTTTAACATTTCATGGGTTTGTGTTAAACTTTTGATTTGAAGTGCGTATATAAAATTGCCAGAGCATCACCATGCACAACAAATTATTTAATAGTAATATCGACAACGCTAACATTGAGAACGATCGCATTTTATTAACTCCCAATGAAGTCAAGTCAAAATTACCTTTAACACAATTAGCCGAGCAAAGAGTTTTAGCATATAGGCAAGAAATAGAACATATCCTAGATTTTCAGGATCGCCGAAAATTTATAGTAGTTGGCCCATGCTCAATCCACGACCCAAAAGCAGCACTTGAATATTCTGAAAAGTTGAAAAGATTGGCCGAGCGAGTCCAGGATAAGCTACTATTAATTATGCGAGTGTACTTTGAAAAACCAAGAACAACCGTAGGCTGGAAAGGGTTAATTAACGATCCAGATATGGATGATTCTTTCCATGTAGAGAATGGGTTATTAATTGCACGGGATCTATTATTAAAAATTACAGAATTGGGATTACCTGCTGGTACAGAAGCACTAGATCCAATCATACCTCAATATATTAGTGAACTAATTACGTGGTCTGCCATTGGGGCACGCACGACCGAATCACAAACTCACCGCGAAATGGCAAGTGGACTTTCGATGCCTGTGGGTTTTAAAAACGGTACTGACGGCAATATTCAAGTAGCTTTGAATGCTCTACAATCAGCTAGAAACCCGCATAGTTTTCTGGGAATTAATCAAAACGGACAGGTCAGCGTCTTTCAAACTAAAGGTAATGGCTACGGTCACGTAATTTTAAGGGGTGGTAGTCAACCCAACTTTGATGCAGCAAATGTCAAACTGGTAGAAGAAAAATTAAAACAGGCAGATTTACCACCCAGGATTGTTATCGACTGTAGCCACGGCAATACCAATAAAGATTACAAATTACAAGGTGCAGTCTTAGAAAATATTGTTCAGCAAATAGTAGATGGTAATACATCAATAGTTGGCATGATGTTGGAATCGCATTTGCATGAAGGTAGTCAAGCAATTACTGGTAAAGAAGAATTAAAATATGGGATTTCTGTAACTGATAAATGTATCGGCTGGGAAGAAACCGAAAAAATTATTTTGGCTGCTCACGAAAAACTTAAATAAATACCAATACAGTTCAGTTAAGCATTTATACTCTTTCTTCTCTCTGTGTTCTCTGCGCCTCTGCGGTTAGTAAAACAAGAGTTTTGGCCTTAACTGAACCGTATTGAAATAAACTAAGGCTGTAATGCCTTAAACCACTTATTCAAAACTGTGCTGATGGTTTTCTTAATCTGATGATTACGGCTCCACTTCTGGAATGCGACTTCATACTCTTCGCCTTTCAGTTGAAAGGTATTCCAGACATCAAACCCTACAGGCAATCCGCAGAATAGCAAAATGTAGAGCGATCCAGAAATTCCGCCACCAGTGATTAAATCGACTAGTATAAAAAAGCCATTGAAAATTGCATAATTCCCTAGACGCTTCTGAAATCTTCTGATGCGGTAAGCTTCAAAAGCCTTTCGCTGTTGGACTTGACCCTGTTGTACCACCCAATCGCGTTCTGCTAACTTTAAAGAATCAGGTGAAATTTCTAACTCAGCAGCAATTTCTAATATCTGCTCATAAGAAAATTCTGTATCTTTGTCGTCAGCTTGACGAGCGATCGCTAATTGCAGAATTTGTTGGACATCATCTTGGCTATAAGAGCGGAGGCTCTTGGGTTCAAATGTCGTCATAATTCTTTCTCTTATATTACTTTTAATAGAAATTTGCTGCCCGATAGATTTTAAGCAGCTAGGCCAATACTATTTCCATTATTCCTACATTAGCAAATCTATTAGTCATTAGTCATTAGTCATTAGTTACTCTCCTCTGCTCCCAGCAAGAACTGCCTCTACTCCCCA contains:
- a CDS encoding alpha-amylase family glycosyl hydrolase — its product is MAKPIEFNLFAPYNKGAALIGSFSDWQEIPMEKGDDGYFRTSVELEDGVYKYKFRVQSNSWFFEPEQWVDVTDPQATDIDEQSGKDDGVIRVKDGERITDTYVWQHDDKPLPADHELVIYELHVGDFSGGEDDPYARGKYKHVIEKLDYLCELGINAIELMPLKEYPGDYSWGYNPRHFFATESSYGSTAELKNLIDECHGRGIRVILDGIYNHSEASAPLTQIDHDYWYHHEPRDPDNNWGPEFNYEHYDEKLDIHPAWKFTGEAIRFWISEYHLDGIRYDAARQIANYDFMHWIVQEAKKTASMKPFYNVAEHIPETTSITNVDGPMDGCWHDSFYHCILEHICGDTFDLERLKDVIDCKRQGFLGATNVVNYLTNHDHNHIMVELGNREIFNEEAFRRAKLGVAILMTAVGVPLIWMGEEFGEYKPKQPESSKIDWTLLGNDLNRSLFESYKGLTNLRKSNHALYTENIDFIHENPEAKVLAYTRWNDEGSRVVVIANFSENFLAGYHVPNFPSPGTWHEWTGNYDVEAGDDGIITDLGPYEAKVFVWQ
- a CDS encoding 3-deoxy-7-phosphoheptulonate synthase, which translates into the protein MHNKLFNSNIDNANIENDRILLTPNEVKSKLPLTQLAEQRVLAYRQEIEHILDFQDRRKFIVVGPCSIHDPKAALEYSEKLKRLAERVQDKLLLIMRVYFEKPRTTVGWKGLINDPDMDDSFHVENGLLIARDLLLKITELGLPAGTEALDPIIPQYISELITWSAIGARTTESQTHREMASGLSMPVGFKNGTDGNIQVALNALQSARNPHSFLGINQNGQVSVFQTKGNGYGHVILRGGSQPNFDAANVKLVEEKLKQADLPPRIVIDCSHGNTNKDYKLQGAVLENIVQQIVDGNTSIVGMMLESHLHEGSQAITGKEELKYGISVTDKCIGWEETEKIILAAHEKLK
- a CDS encoding 2TM domain-containing protein; translated protein: MTTFEPKSLRSYSQDDVQQILQLAIARQADDKDTEFSYEQILEIAAELEISPDSLKLAERDWVVQQGQVQQRKAFEAYRIRRFQKRLGNYAIFNGFFILVDLITGGGISGSLYILLFCGLPVGFDVWNTFQLKGEEYEVAFQKWSRNHQIKKTISTVLNKWFKALQP